The Malus sylvestris chromosome 14, drMalSylv7.2, whole genome shotgun sequence genome segment CAATTGATAATATTGCAATGCACATCCGAGTTAAACAAAAACGGAGAGAGAAAGTCTGACCTGATGAACTTATTATTTTCCTTCGTTTTGCCTCTCCGCCTGGCTGCCCACTGTCAAACCCAATATTGTTATCAGAAAACTagaacacaaacacaaataaaatccGTGGCATACACAACGGATTCTTATAACTCAACACGaaagattaaataaaaaagattcCATATAGGTGCTTGTGTTTCACCTGTACCATCACTGCCTGACATTTGTTGTCTTCTTCGGGTTCAAGATCCTTAAATTGTCTGAGACATGAAAGAATCAGAAATCATATACAGTTTGATAACAAAACATGTAATGTGATGTGATGCCCTGAAACTGAAATTATAGGGAGATTTGAAACATAAAAGTCTTGAAGGAACTCACGGTGTGAAGCAGTAACCAAGTTCGAATCCACCAGAAATCTGAATATCGATgtcacaaacaacaacaacaacaacaacaacaaagccttttcccactaagtggggtcggctatatgaatcctagaacgccattgcgctcggttttgtgtcatgtcctccgttagatccaagtactctaagtcttttcttagagtctcttccaaagttttcttaggtcttcctctaccccttcggccctgaacctctgtcccgtagtcacatcttcgaaccggagcgtcagtcggccttctttgcacatgtccaaatcaccagagccgattttctctcatctttcctacaatttcggctactcctactgtacctcggatatcctcattcccaatcttatcctttctcgtgtgcccacacatcccacgaagcatcctcatctccgctacacccattttgtgtacgtgttgatgcttcaccacccaacattctctgccatacaacatcgctggccttattgccgtcctataaaattttcccttgagcttcagtggcctacgacggtcacacaacacgccggatgcactctttccatccagctcgtattctatggttgagatctccatctaattctccgttctcttgcaagatagatcataggtaacgaaaacggtcgctttttgttatcttcgctagattgctccggtcattagtgtggataagtatataaatggatagagataggaaagcaaacacaagatgtacgtggttcacccagattggctacgtccacggaatagaagagttctcattaattgtgaagggtttacacaagtacataggttcaagctctcctttagtgagtacgagtgaatgatttagtacaaatgacattaggaaatattgtgggagaatgatctcgtaatcacgaaacttctaagtatcggagtgtggtgtcgtcttgacttgccttatctgtctcataggtagatgtggcatcttctctggaagtactcttcctccatccaggggtggtatctttaactggtggagatgcacaaggtaatgtatcaatttcacttgaagcttacttgtagtttcaggcttggtcaagcgcgatacaaaccatgtagtaggagtcccccaagtcgccgagctagggggtctgctgaaagaggtgacagacaaggtaagcaatcagagctccgactgattgttcaccttctccccatcttgcagcagcatgaaggataaagagaagaaaaatgagaagagatgatatgagatacttttgcttttgaagaagtaactttccacaggcttattcttgaactgagctggagggttttctggtttcctccagagtataaggccgactgaagaatttgagggtcaaaacaagtccatcaaatctagagtacgttccaccctgctgatatgggatacttttgcttttgacagagtaatggatgtatcggcacgtgtgctgttacgcttgtctccacatgcttccttgtatccttcgcacttgccctatctgttcctcaagcagatgcggaatcttccctggaaacataagatgttgaagatgagtactcgagagcaatgccaggtaagtaatcaggtaaggggttccaggcagtcagttcctggctggaagcttgattccaagtgctgactgattgctctctttctccttgtcttgcaggtaaaaacaaggccaaaagaaaaaacagggaaaaagcatgatatgggatactcttgcttttaaccctgatgatatgagatattcttgctctagtatagcttgtttgtagaggtattatcggggggaaagaaagctgaatatttcgaaaggctttgttgggagtgccctctcagatatgatgaagggttgagcatttttgcaggtctgcctgtccgttggggatggaggtcgacatatataggagtctccctaacaacaagtagtaatgctattcctttactctgcttggtcataacacggtagtgggagctgccagtttcacatgttttaactctgtcagagcactttgaaaaagtggtctgtggtatctggctctcgagattcggagaacgatgcctcttcgatttttgagaaagcaatcatgttgggggtctgactctcgagattcggagagcagtgtctcttcgatttttgaggaagtaatcatgttgggagtctggctctcgagattcggagggcggtgcctcttcgattttggagcaagcaatcttgttgggagtgttgtctcgaatgtgagtaaaggttggacatgtttgctagtctaccttgccacgaagcacaaaggttgacacatagggactttccaattatccagcaatggtactgttcctttaccctctcttcgattttgagaaagtagtcatgttgggagtctggctctcgagattcggaggacggtgcctcttcgattttggagcaagcaatcttgttgggactgttttctcgaatgtgagtaaaggttgggcatgtttgctagtctaccttaccacgaagcacagaggttgacacacagggactttccaattatccagcagtggtactgttcctttacccttgtgggtaataatatggtagctagaccttcaaaatttatgtgtctaaactttgttagtgctgtttctttgctattcttttacctttcttggtcagagcgatgtagtgggagctgcaagcttcacgtgctcaactttggcagagaactttggcaaagtgatctgtggtacccatgagttattgttgcgtgtgggaagtgggtgattgaacagtaagattcatgtgctttctacttcaccagaagtcttcgacagaatgcccataatttctgcaaagctgagtgtgcgtgtgacaggtgctgacaaggctagaaaagtaggtgcctctttgatttctgagatcggccctcgtggtctctgagcagcccagcttttgagaaagcgagcgcctcttcgattgattcggagaacggtgcctcaccgatttttgagaaagcaatcatgctgggggtctggctctcgagattcggggagcagtgtctcttcgatttttgagaaagtaatcatgttgggagagtggctctcgagattcggagggcggtgcctcttcgattttggagcaagcaatcttgttgggagtgttttctcgaatgtgagtaaaggttgggcatgtttgctagtctaccttgccacgaagcacagaggttgacacacagggactttccaattatccagcaatggtactgttcctttaccctctcttcgatttttaagaaagtagtcatgttgggagtctggctctttagattcggaggacggtgcctcttcgattttggagcaagcaatcttattgggagtgttttctcgaatgtgagtaaaggttgggcatgtttgctagtctaccttgccacgaagcacagaggttgacatacatggactttccaattatccagcagtggtactgttcctttacccttgtgggtaataatatggtagctagaccttcaaaatttatgggtctaaactttgttagtgctgtttctttgctattcttttacccttcttggtcagagcgatgtagtgggagctgcaagcttcacgtgctcaactttggcagagaactttggcaaagttatctgtggtacccatgagctattgttgcgtgtgggaagtgggtgattgaacagtaagattcatgtgttttctacttccccagaagtctttgacagaatgcccataatttccgcaaagctgagtgtgcgtgtgacaggtgctgacaaggctggaaaagtaggtgcctcttcgatttctgagatcggtcctcgtggtctctagggagcccagcttttgagaaagcgagcgcctcttcgatttctgagatcggccttcgtggtctttgagcagcccaacttttgagaaagcaaacggctcttcgatttctgagatcaaccctcgtgatctctaagcagcccagcttttgagaaagcaaacgcctcttcgatttctgagcaggcgcctcattgatttctgaagctccgtcgagtgcagatttttataggggctggcattaagttccaaagcacacttgaatctccaccagtagaagcttcattcttgcacttctaagatcttgatttgtccgacctcttctctcttcaacacctttgaaaatgtccggcccctccgaccgtcgttttgacttgaaccttgttgaagaggcagccccgccttctccagacaacatatggcgcccatccttcgtctccccaactggtcctcttaccgttggggattccgtgatgaagaatgatatgaccgctgcggtggtggccaggaaccttctcactcccaaagataacagactactttccaaacggtctgatgagttagctgttaaggattcgctggctctcagtgttcagtgtgcaggttctgtgtctaatatggcacaacgcctatttgctcgaacccgccaagttgaatcattggcggctgaagtgatgagtctcaaacaggagattagagggctcaagcatgagaataaacagttgcaccggctcgcacatgactatgctacaaacatgaagaggaagcttgaccagatgaaggaaactgatggtcaggttttacttgatcatcagagatttgtgggtttgttccaaaggcatttattgccttcgtcttctggggctgtaccgcgtaatgaagctccaaatgatcaacctctgatgcctcctcctgctagggttctgtccagtactgaggctccaaatgatccccctccggtgccttctctttctggggctctaccgactgctgagacttctcctaagcaacctttgtgaaggctccctcttgtgtgtttattttgactcatgtatatgtacatatttgtagcttatcggggatatcaataaataagctttccttcatttcaacgtattgtgttaaatacaccaaagccttcttcgctaagttctttgaattttcttttgttgaagcttgtatgttgaagctttctgagtggagcatgtaggttggggtagtgttcccttaatttcccgagtgaggaaaacttcttggttggagacttggaaaatccaagtcactgagtgggatcggctatatgaatcttagaacgccattgtgctcgatcctgtgtcatgtccttcgttagatccaagtactctaagtcttttcttagagtctcttccaaagttttcctaggtcttcctctaccccttcggccctgaacctctgtcccatagtcgcatcttctaatcggagcgtcagtaggccttctttgcacatgtccaaaccaccgtaaccgattttctctcatctttccttcaatttcggctactcctactttaccccggatatcctcattcctaatcttatcctttctcgtgtgcccacacatccaacgaagcatcctcatctccgctacacccattttgtgtacgtgttgatgtttcaccgcccaacattctgtgccatacagcattgccggccttattgccgtcctataaaattttcccttgagcttcagtggcatacggcggtcacacaacacgccggatgcactcttccacttcatccatccagcttgtattctatggttgagatctccatctaattctccgttcttttgcaagatagatcctaggtaacgaaaacggtcgctctttggtatttcttgatctccgatcctcacccctaactcgttttggcctccatttgcactgaacttgcactccatatattctgtctttgatcggctgaggcgaagacctttagattccaacacttctctccaaaggttaagctttgcatttaccccttcctgagtttcatctatcaacactatatcgtctgcgaaaagcatacaccaaggaatatcatcttgaatatgtcctgttaactcatccattaccaacgcaaaaaggtaaggacttaaggatgagccttgatgtaatcctacagttatgggaaagctttcggtttgtccttcatgagttcttacggcggtctttgctccttcatacatatcctttatagcttggatatatgctactcgtactcctttcttctctaaaatcctccaaagaatgtctcttgggaccctatcatacgctttttccaaatctataaagaccatgtgtaaatcctttttcccatctctatatctttccatcaatcttcgtaagagatagattgcctccatggttgagcgccctggcatgaacccgaattggttgtccgaaacccgtgtctcttgcctcaatctatgctcaatgactctctcccagagcttcattgtatgactcattagcttaatacccctatagttcatgcaattttgtacgtcgcccttattcttgtagataggcaccaaagtgctcgttcgccactcatttggcatcttcttcgttttcaaaatcctattgaaaaggtcagtgagccatgttatacctgtctctcccaaaactttccacacttcgattggtatatcgtctgggcctattgcttttctatgcttcatcttcttcaaagctacaaccacttcttccttccggattcgacgataaaaggagtagtttctacactcttctgagttactcaactcccctaaagaagcactcctttcatgtccttcattgaaaagattatgaaaataacctctccatctgtctttaaccgcgttctctgtagcaagaacctttccatcctcatccttgatgcacctcacttggtttaggtcccttgtcttcttttcccttgctctagctagtttatagatatccaactctccttctttggtatctagtcgtttatacatatcgtcgtaagccgctaacttagcttctctgacagctttcttcgcctcttgcttcgcttttctatacctttcaccattttcatcggtcctctccttgtataaggctttacaacattccttcttagccttcacctttgtttgtacctcctcattccaccaccaagattccttttggtgtggggcaaagcccttggactctcctaatacctcttttgctacttttcggatacaactagccatggaatcccacatttggctagcttccccctctctatcccacacacattgggtgattaccttctctttgaaaatggcttgtttttcttcttttagattccaccatctagttcttgggcacttccaagtcttgttcttttgtcttactcttttgatatgtacatccatcaccaacaagcgatgttgattagccacgctctctcctggtataactttgcaatccttacaagttatacgatcccctttcctcattagaagaaaatctatttgtgtttttgacgacccactcttgtaggtgatcacatgttcttctctcttcttaaagaaggtgttggctaagaagagatcatatgccattgcaaaatccaagatagcttccccatcctcgtttctctccccaaaaccatggccaccatgaaaacctccatagttgcctgtctcctgcccacgtgtccatttaaatctcctcctataaataacttctccgtctgagcaattccttgcaccaagtctccaagatcttcccaaaatttctccttcgaactcgtatccaaccctacttgaggtgcgtacgcactaatcacattgataagttcttgtcctattacaatcttgattgccatgattctatctcctaccctcttgacatctacaacatcttgtaccaaggtcttgtccacgatgatgccaacaccgtttctcgttctatttgtgcccgaataccaaagtttaaaccctgagttttctagatcatttgccttactaccaacccacttagtttcttgtaggcacataatatttatccttctcctcaccataacttccactacttccatagattttcccgttaaggttcctatattccacgttcctaaacgcattttgctctcttgaactctacccttctgtcctagcttcttcaccctcccccgtctaataggatcaaagtacttcttttgtgtgtcccgggtaaagttgataggagcatatgctcccaaacaactttgagtggagtcgttcgaaaagaagtttctatggcccccttgctcatttaacactgcatccgggtgccgatggagatacagcgacccttgctcacttatcactgtgctcgggccacacagcgcgccacttacgggtgacgccctagctttagcgcgattttgttctggattcattttcataaggattcgacgtgatcatggagtgccggctgtcgactacctgacgccctccccctcctcctttatccgtcATTGACAATTTCTAATGCTGTGATCCACAGAGGTTGAAATCCCCTGCCCCTGCTGCAAAAGACAGTTTGCAGGAGACAAAATCTTAATTCCTCCAAATGAACCAAAGACTCTGTTATGGTGTTGTCCAACTCAAGGAAACTTGTGAACTCTGGAAACTTGAATAGATTCTTTACGGTAAAGAGAATGTGACCACTAGGATCTGAATCCATCCCAAGAGAGAATGATACGATAACCCCGCTCACTGTAGATGCGGCGTAGATAACATCGTATACGACAACAGCCCTCCCCACGAAAGAAGGATAAGGCTTAGTACCAGTCATATCATCATCAACCGTAGGTACGTAAACTGGGTGCCATGTTTCACTGGCAATGTGAAAAAGAACGAACTCAGATGGTCCAAAGCCATACATTGAAATTAGAATACAACCGTAACAAACAGCATAGCCCATAACCTCCACATAGGAAGGTCCCGTTTTCTGACCATATTTTGGAAAAGGATTGAGAGGCTCCCAAATGTCCTTCTTGGGATTATAACACTCAAAACGATGGATTTGTTATAAGGGGGAAGGATGCTGGATCAGTAAGATGGTAAAGCTTTCCATATCCAGAGATGAGTATAGAGGATCGCTTAAATTCTCGAGGCCCCTCAATTTGTTCCAATGATTTTATCTCTGTGTCGAAAGTATATAAATAGTGCCGTTCTTCATCGGGGACCATACCTCGATCAGGTCCTGGAATTGGCAACAGGTACCTCACACCGTCCAATATAATATAATCGGGGACGGGGACTGGGAACTCAGATGATTTTTTTGGATCGAAGAACCAGTGAACAGGTTCAAGTGGTCCACAGGTTTCTCCTCCCATGATTTCTCCTGCTTGGTTGACTTTCAAATCCACCAGAAACCTGAATGCCGAAGTCACGAACAACAGAACATAAGGTCTTTATATACCTTTCCCCTGAACCATCATTGACAATTTCTAATGTTGTGATCTGCAAAGGTTGGAATCCCCTGCCCTTGCTGCAGAAGACTGTTTGCAGGAGACAAAATACCAAATGTAGAAACGAGAATAGATTCTTTACAGTAAAGAGAATGCGACCACTAGGATCTGAATCCATCGCAAGAGAGAATGGTGTGTTAACCCCACTCACCATAGATACTGCGTAGATAACATCGTTTACGACGACCACCCTCTCCAAGAAAGAAGGATAAGCCTTCGTACCAACCCTTCTAAGAGTTATAAGTATTCATCTGCTACGAGATGCTAGGTGCACACATAAATTCACAGTAAAAATAGACaaatcattaaaactaaacagcaCTTGGAACTCTTTTCGGATATACATGAATCCAAAGAAATTCCCAAGATTTTTAAGTCATTACAATTCATCCGCTATGAGAAGATAGGAGCTAGGTGTACACATAAAATCACTGGAACAAAGACAAACCATTAAAACAACACTTGGTTTAACATACGATGAAATTAAACTTCTTAGCTTTAAGGAATATACTTCAACATAAAGTTGGTGTTCTTAGCTCTTAAGGAATAATATACTTCAAAAGTGATACATGCATTTCATACCACGTCCCCTCCTTCATCCTTAATATAGCATGTAGACGACTCAATAAACCTATAAAAGACTCGTTTTATCTCCTTGTTAATCCCGGTGAAGTTTCCATCTTGGGAATGGTGCACATAAACGTTCCGTATGAGCTTGATTAAACCTTCAATGTCATCTCCTTGATAAggttcttttttgtttgttgctCCACGTCGCTTTGCTTCGTCGAGATAACCATCTTCGACAATCTTGGTGTCCCAATCTCTATATGAAAGTTGAGCTTTTAATAACCTTGTGAAAGTGGGAATCATTGAGCCTTGTTCTATGTCTTTTCGATTGGTGAATATCGGCAAAATATTCAAGCCTTTTGAACTCACTCATTAGACTTGGATGAGCACACTGATAAAATTCGCATAGGAGGAGGAAAAACAATCAAGTCTTCAGCATATAAGAACAATAGGCATATAGTTTTACTTAATAATAAAGTTGTTTACTTACTCCAATAAGCAAATCGGTCCATCAATTTTGAAGCAACAAAGAAATAGTGTCATGTCCACTATCGTCATAGGCAACATATCGGAGATAAACTCGCCAAAGTCTGAAAGATCTTGGAATTTTTGGCTAATCTTTTGGCTCTTATCCACACTTTTAATGTTCAatatcttcaaatcttcaataaCAACCACGTAACCAAAACTTTATTTAAGCATAACAAGAACCAAACACATGGAAGCTTAAATAAAGCTTCTAGTTATGTGGTTGTTGGTGAAGATTTAAAGATATTGAACATTAAAAGTGTGGTTGAGAGCCAAAAGATTAGCCAAAAATTCCAAGATCTTTCAGACTTTGGTGAGTATATCTCCGAAACGTTGCCTATGACGATAGTGGACAAGACACTATTTCTTGGTTGCTTCAAAATTGATGGACCAGCTTGCTTATTGTAGTAAGTAAACAACTTTATTATTAAGTAAAACTATTTGCCTATtattcttatataacaaagacTTATTGTTTTTTTCCCTCCTAGTTATGCGAATTTTATCAATGTGCTCATCAATCATCCAAGTCTGATGAGTGACTTCAAAAGGCTTGAATATTTTGCCGATATTTACCAATCGAAAAGACATAGAACAAGGCCCAACGATTCCCACTTTCACAAGGTTATTAAAAGCTGAACTTTCATAGATTTCAAAGATTGGGACACCAAGATTGTCGAAGATGGTTATCTCGACGAAGCAAAGCGACATagagaaacaaacaaaaaaaaaacttatcgaTGAGATGACATTGAAGATTTAATCAAGCTTATACGGAACGTTTA includes the following:
- the LOC126598398 gene encoding uncharacterized protein LOC126598398 — its product is MKMNPEQNRAKARASPVSGALCGPSTVISEQGSLYLHRHPDAVLNEQGGHRNFFSNDSTQSCLGAYAPINFTRDTQKKYFDPIRRGRVKKLGQKGRVQESKMRLGTWNIGTLTGKSMEVVEVMVRRRINIMCLQETKWVGSKANDLENSGFKLWYSGTNRTRNGVGIIVDKTLVQDVVDVKRVGDRIMAIKIVIGQELINVISAYAPQVGLDTSSKEKFWEDLGDLVQGIAQTEKLFIGGDLNGHVGRRQATMEVFMVAM